Proteins encoded by one window of Diachasmimorpha longicaudata isolate KC_UGA_2023 chromosome 20, iyDiaLong2, whole genome shotgun sequence:
- the LOC135171552 gene encoding cap-specific mRNA (nucleoside-2'-O-)-methyltransferase 1-like, translated as MIKSDKFIASSVAKIDSFLDILESSDGDVVQASASSKRCYNYVAKPEETGTTTFDNPSVMVKRRRGSGSLSIPMTRGGSLLEESSASRHVTSNVVHTIMQNMDFTRGKGLGKKNHFIAEPIQASLHKGRRGLGHSNQALIKAIGKWDPSQEIISVREKIYWLRNDQEPPIAEDFRGWMRRAPWKKTIDDETLFCEPQILHQVISSKSIFDGLEKSEIQRARIHSNPFETIRGVFFLNRDAVKMANIDRACNFMFTNPTTANPNEILYFADVCAGPGGFSEYVLWRRKWHAKGFGFTLRGSNDFQLHNFYAGPPETFHPFYGPKGDGNIYDLENQLAYQQLIMNHTQGQGVHFMMADGGFSVEGIESIQEILSKQLYLCQCLVALKIVRTGGHFVTKLFDLFTPFSVGLIYLLYRCFEKISIFKPNTSRPGNSERYLICEKKKSEIEAVINYLSYAREVLLRADGNGDIRELVPVELLQDADSFYNYICSSNNDLGRKQVMGLLKIAAFAENRNLSEPKQTQMKKECLEYWHLPDQTRIVPMLLKPEERLRSIVVESVVKYLSAPPMILTSKNVTTTILENPCDWYAVLCGSDASGTTPSKQLTFYLGMGRTNVFRLVKNTWERADNIELPPNTFVYAELVEEMRGLENNIRRTEALHIVDAYLLGGEDVSRNSLPERYALINKFCESLWKPNNSAYCPVRAKELHPLDRELPMKLHVQPCTLINKKKLLVHYLQDSYPRRTRPDNDPLSFVPNSVVFLKTTSAPWTRIISRKTSHHYYFNSMTNENFYANRRPESACASFLETFVTRISDIDSSILRKN; from the exons ATGATAAAATCTGATAAATTTATCGCGAGTTCCGTAGCTAAAATCGATAGTTTTCTTGATATTTTAGAATCTTCAGACGGCGATGTCGTCCAGGCTTCCGCTTCGAGCAAAAGGTGTTATAATTACGTCGCTAAACCGGAAGAGACCGGAACTACAACTTTTGATAATCCTTCGGTTATGGTTAAACGGCGTAGAGGATCTGGTTCTCTCTCAATCCCAATGACCCGGGGTGGCTCCCTTCTGGAGGAATCCTCCGCTTCTCGCCACGTGACTTCGAACGTCGTCCATACAATAATGCAAAATATGGACTTTACTCGTGGCAAGGGCCTGggtaagaaaaatcattttatcgcTGAGCCCATTCAGGCTTCTTTGCATAAGGGTCGACGAGGTTTGGGTCATAGTAACCAAGCTCTGATCAAAGCCATTGGGAAATGGGATCCATCCCAAGAAATCATAAGCGTTAGGGAGAAAATCTACTGGTTGAGAAATGATCAGGAACCACCAATAGCAGAGGATTTCAGGGGTTGGATGCGCAGGGCTCCCTGGAAAAAGACCATTGATGATGAAACTTTATTTTGCGAGCCCCAGATCCTTCACCAGGTCATAAGCTCGAAGAGCATTTTCGATGGTttagaaaaatctgaaatacaAAGGGCGAGGATTCATTCGAATCCCTTTGAAACAATCAGAGgtgtattttttcttaatcgAGATGCTGTAAAAATGGCTAATATTGACAGAGCCTGCAATTTCATGTTCACTAATCCAACAACGGCAAATCCAAATGAGATCCTCTACTTCGCCGACGTATGCGCCGGTCCTGGAGGATTCAGTGAATATGTCCTGTGGAGGAGGAAGTGGCATGCAAAGGGCTTTGGGTTCACCCTGAGGGGCTCCAACGACTTTCAATTACATAACTTTTACGCTGGACCACCAGAAACTTTTCATCCTTTTTATGGACCCAAGGGTGATGGTAATATTTATGATCTGGAGAATCAACTCGCCTATCAACAACTTATCATGAATCATACCCAAGGACAGGGTGTTCACTTCATGATGGCTGATGGAGGATTTTCGGTTGAGGGAATAGAAAGTATTCAGGAGATTTTGTCGAAACAGTTATACTTGTGCCAATGCCTGGTGGCCCTTAAGATTGTGCGGACAGGTGGACACTTTGTTACTAAATTGTTCGATCTGTTCACACCATTCAGCGTGGGATTGATTTACTTGCTATACAGatgctttgaaaaaatatcaattttcaagcCGAATACATCTAGACCTGGCAACTCTGAAAG GTACTTGATTTGCGAGAAGAAGAAGAGTGAAATTGAGGCTGTGATCAACTATCTTTCATATGCTAGGGAAGTTCTTCTGAGGGCTGACGGGAACGGCGATATCAGGGAATTGGTACCTGTGGAGTTGCTCCAAGATGCCGATAGCTTCTACAACTATATTTGTAGTTCCAACAACGATCTGGGAAGGAAACAAGTGATGGGACTCTTGAAGATCGCTGCCTTTGCCGAGAATCGGAACCTCTCTGAGCCGAAGCAGACGCAGATGAAGAAGGAGTGTCTTGAATATTGGCATCTACCGGACCAGACTAGAATAGTCCCCATGCTCTTGAAACCAGAGGAGAGACTTCGTTCAATCGTCGTCGAATCTGTTGTAAAGTACCTGAGCGCTCCTCCCATGATTTTGACTTCTAAGAATGTGACAACGACTATCCTGGAAAATCCCTGTGATTGGTATGCAGTACTCTGTGGATCGGATGCCAGTGGAACAACACCTAGCAAACAATTGACTTtctacttgggtatgggaagaaCCAATGTCTTTAGGTTGGTGAAGAATACCTGGGAGAGGGCCGACAATATTGAACTGCCTCCTAATACATTTGTTTATGCTGAACTGGTGGAGGAGATGAGAGGACTGGAAAATAATATCCGGAGAACTGAAGCATTGCATATTGTCGATGCGTATCTCCTGGGAGGAGAGGATGTCAGCAGAAATTCACTTCCAGAAAG GTATGCTCTCATCAATAAATTCTGTGAGTCTCTGTGGAAGCCCAATAACTCTGCATATTGTCCAGTTCGTGCCAAGGAATTGCATCCTCTGGATCGTGAGTTACCCATGAAACTTCATGTACAACCGTGTACATTGATAAACAAGAAGAAATTATTAGTACATTATCTACAAGATTCATACCCGAGGAGGACACGCCCCGATAACGATCCACTATCCTTTGTACCAAATAGTGTGGTATTCTTGAAGACAACTAGTGCACCCTGGACACGAATTATCAGTAGGAAAACTAGCCATCATTATTACTTCAATTCTAtgacgaatgaaaatttttatgctaATCGTCGACCAGAATCAGCTTGTGCTAGCTTCCTCGAGACATTTGTCACTCGA ATTAGTGACATAGATTCATCAATACTtaggaagaattaa
- the LOC135171544 gene encoding cap-specific mRNA (nucleoside-2'-O-)-methyltransferase 1-like, whose product MIKSDKFIASSVAKIDSFLDILESSDGDVVQASASSKRCYNYVAKPEETGTTTFDNPSVMVKRRRGSGSLSIPMTRGGSLLEESSASRHVTSNVVHTIMQNMDFTRGKGLGKKNHFIAEPIQASLHKGRRGLGHSNQALIKAIGKWDPSQEIISVREKIYWLRNDQEPPIAEDFRGWMRRAPWKKTIDDETLFCEPQILHQVISSKSIFDGLEKSEIQRARIHSNPFETIRGVFFLNRDAVKMANIDRACNFMFTNPTTANPNEILYFADVCAGPGGFSEYVLWRRKWHAKGFGFTLRGSNDFQLHNFYAGPPETFHPFYGPKGDGNIYDLENQLAYQQLIMNHTQGQGVHFMMADGGFSVEGIESIQEILSKQLYLCQCLVALKIVRTGGHFVTKLFDLFTPFSVGLIYLLYRCFEKISIFKPNTSRPGNSERYLICEKKKSEIEAVINYLSYAREVLLRADGNGDIRELVPVELLQDADSFYNYICSSNNDLGRKQVMGLLKIAAFAENRNLSEPKQTQMKKECLEYWHLPDQTRIVPMLLKPEERLRSIVVESVVKYLSAPPMILTSKNVTTTILENPCDWYAVLCGSDASGTTPSKQLTFYLGMGRTNVFRLVKNTWERADNIELPPNTFVYAELVEEMRGLENNIRRTEALHIVDAYLLGGEDVSRNSLPERYALINKFCESLWKPNNSAYCPVRAKELHPLDRELPMKLHVQP is encoded by the exons ATGATAAAATCTGATAAATTTATCGCGAGTTCCGTAGCTAAAATCGATAGTTTTCTTGATATTTTAGAATCTTCAGACGGCGATGTCGTCCAGGCTTCCGCTTCGAGCAAAAGGTGTTATAATTACGTCGCTAAACCGGAAGAGACCGGAACTACAACTTTTGATAATCCTTCGGTTATGGTTAAACGGCGTAGAGGATCTGGTTCTCTCTCAATCCCAATGACCCGGGGTGGCTCCCTTCTGGAGGAATCCTCCGCTTCTCGCCACGTGACTTCGAACGTCGTCCATACAATAATGCAAAATATGGACTTTACTCGTGGCAAGGGCCTGggtaagaaaaatcattttatcgcTGAGCCCATTCAGGCTTCTTTGCATAAGGGTCGACGAGGTTTGGGTCATAGTAACCAAGCTCTGATCAAAGCCATTGGGAAATGGGATCCATCCCAAGAAATCATAAGCGTTAGGGAGAAAATCTACTGGTTGAGAAATGATCAGGAACCACCAATAGCAGAGGATTTCAGGGGTTGGATGCGCAGGGCTCCCTGGAAAAAGACCATTGATGATGAAACTTTATTTTGCGAGCCCCAGATCCTTCACCAGGTCATAAGCTCGAAGAGCATTTTCGATGGTttagaaaaatctgaaatacaAAGGGCGAGGATTCATTCGAATCCCTTTGAAACAATCAGAGgtgtattttttcttaatcgAGATGCTGTAAAAATGGCTAATATTGACAGAGCCTGCAATTTCATGTTCACTAATCCAACAACGGCAAATCCAAATGAGATCCTCTACTTCGCCGACGTATGCGCCGGTCCTGGAGGATTCAGTGAATATGTCCTGTGGAGGAGGAAGTGGCATGCAAAGGGCTTTGGATTCACCCTGAGGGGCTCCAACGACTTTCAATTACATAACTTTTACGCTGGACCACCAGAAACTTTTCATCCTTTTTATGGACCCAAGGGTGATGGTAATATTTATGATCTGGAGAATCAACTCGCCTATCAACAACTTATCATGAATCATACCCAAGGACAGGGTGTTCACTTCATGATGGCTGATGGAGGATTTTCGGTTGAGGGAATAGAAAGTATTCAGGAGATTTTGTCGAAACAGTTATACTTGTGCCAATGCCTGGTGGCCCTTAAGATTGTGCGGACAGGTGGACACTTTGTTACTAAATTGTTCGATCTGTTCACACCATTCAGCGTGGGATTGATTTACTTGCTATACAGatgctttgaaaaaatatcaattttcaagcCGAATACATCTAGACCTGGCAACTCTGAAAG GTACTTGATTTGCGAGAAGAAGAAGAGTGAAATTGAGGCTGTGATCAACTATCTTTCATATGCTAGGGAAGTTCTTCTGAGGGCTGACGGGAACGGCGATATCAGGGAATTGGTACCTGTGGAGTTGCTCCAAGATGCCGATAGCTTCTACAACTATATTTGTAGTTCCAACAACGATCTGGGAAGGAAACAAGTGATGGGACTCTTGAAGATCGCTGCCTTTGCCGAGAATCGGAACCTCTCTGAGCCGAAGCAGACGCAGATGAAGAAGGAGTGTCTTGAATATTGGCATCTACCGGACCAGACTAGAATAGTCCCCATGCTCTTGAAACCAGAGGAGAGACTTCGTTCAATCGTCGTCGAATCTGTTGTAAAGTACCTGAGCGCTCCTCCCATGATTTTGACTTCTAAGAATGTGACAACGACTATCCTGGAAAATCCCTGTGATTGGTATGCAGTACTCTGTGGATCGGATGCCAGTGGAACAACACCTAGCAAACAATTGACTTtctacttgggtatgggaagaaCCAATGTCTTTAGGTTGGTGAAGAATACCTGGGAGAGGGCCGACAATATTGAACTGCCTCCTAATACATTTGTTTATGCTGAACTGGTGGAGGAGATGAGAGGACTGGAAAATAATATCCGGAGAACTGAAGCATTGCATATTGTCGATGCGTATCTCCTGGGAGGAGAGGATGTCAGCAGAAATTCACTTCCAGAAAG GTATGCTCTCATCAATAAATTCTGTGAGTCTCTGTGGAAGCCCAATAACTCTGCATATTGTCCAGTTCGTGCCAAGGAATTGCATCCTCTGGATCGTGAGTTACCCATGAAACTTCATGTACAACCGT